A single region of the Streptomyces sp. NBC_01262 genome encodes:
- a CDS encoding glycosyl hydrolase family 28 protein translates to MRFPLTPTDAGAGSRVLRRLALGLTALLLGVAALLGGPQSAQAAAGTVGVYPVASIYPASTDYRLTVNGTSVPVTKYSGYDIAQFALGTGTATMAVTKVNNTGIGSYSISPQKLGIAGSVSGPTLTFTVQNDEYLIVKLDGRPNLVIAADPGEYNRPATSGTGIFNVQSAPYSAQPNTGAYTTTAFQTALDDAAAWGSAHGTQGIVYVPAGVWTLGNLYLRSNLALYLDRGAVLRYTGDAAHYVVNGHKTSQGRDLTWFISTRYSSTNIKIYGRGIIDGNGQAALAPSNLGVNLLAPIYTSGFTVDGITFRESSSWAVIPVRSSDMTFRNIKMFNRFDMGENDGIDVIESTGVTVSHAIGIGLDDPFSTKTWPDVADIYKSVPGTARPLDNVTFDDLVSWTYCYGVKVGQGVVQPQNKVTFQHVVVYDAAVGIGVHHKYGAASATNIKFDDIDIERLSFSNDGNRTWLAMMTGSTQGIGPVTGVTVSNVRVRNAGTTAARINGLPGAPITGVALSHIVMPGSTAAATTLSQVNLTNLSEYGTLTITP, encoded by the coding sequence ATGAGATTTCCACTGACACCGACCGACGCAGGGGCGGGCAGTCGCGTTCTGCGGCGCCTGGCCCTCGGGCTGACCGCTCTCCTGCTGGGCGTCGCGGCCCTGCTGGGAGGCCCCCAGTCAGCCCAGGCCGCGGCGGGGACGGTGGGGGTGTACCCGGTCGCGTCGATCTATCCCGCCTCGACGGACTACAGACTGACCGTCAACGGGACGTCCGTGCCCGTCACCAAGTACTCGGGCTACGACATCGCGCAGTTCGCCCTGGGGACGGGCACCGCCACCATGGCGGTGACCAAGGTCAACAACACCGGCATCGGCTCGTACAGCATCAGCCCGCAGAAGCTGGGCATAGCCGGGTCCGTCAGCGGCCCGACCCTGACCTTCACGGTCCAGAACGACGAGTATCTGATCGTCAAGCTCGACGGCCGCCCCAACCTGGTCATCGCGGCCGACCCGGGTGAGTACAACCGTCCGGCGACCAGCGGGACCGGGATCTTCAACGTACAGAGCGCGCCCTACTCGGCCCAGCCGAACACCGGCGCCTACACGACCACGGCCTTCCAGACCGCCCTCGACGACGCCGCCGCGTGGGGATCCGCGCACGGCACGCAGGGCATCGTCTATGTGCCGGCCGGGGTGTGGACGCTGGGCAATCTGTATCTGCGGAGCAACCTCGCGCTCTACCTCGACCGCGGCGCGGTGCTCCGGTACACGGGGGACGCCGCCCACTACGTGGTGAACGGGCACAAGACCTCGCAGGGGCGGGACCTCACCTGGTTCATCTCCACCCGGTACTCCTCGACGAACATCAAGATCTACGGCCGGGGAATCATCGACGGGAACGGCCAGGCCGCCCTCGCGCCCTCCAACCTCGGCGTGAACCTCCTCGCCCCCATCTACACGAGCGGATTCACGGTCGACGGCATCACCTTCCGGGAGTCCAGCAGCTGGGCGGTCATCCCCGTGCGGTCCTCGGACATGACCTTCCGCAACATCAAGATGTTCAACAGGTTCGACATGGGCGAGAACGACGGCATCGACGTCATCGAGTCCACCGGCGTCACCGTCAGCCATGCGATCGGCATCGGGCTCGACGACCCGTTCAGCACCAAGACCTGGCCCGACGTCGCCGACATCTACAAGTCCGTCCCGGGCACCGCACGCCCGCTGGACAACGTCACCTTCGACGACCTGGTCTCCTGGACCTACTGCTACGGCGTCAAGGTCGGCCAGGGCGTCGTCCAGCCGCAGAACAAGGTCACCTTCCAGCATGTCGTCGTCTACGACGCCGCGGTGGGCATCGGCGTCCACCACAAGTACGGGGCCGCGAGCGCGACGAACATCAAGTTCGACGACATCGACATCGAACGGCTCAGCTTCAGCAACGACGGCAACCGGACCTGGCTGGCCATGATGACCGGCAGCACACAGGGCATCGGCCCGGTCACCGGGGTCACGGTCTCCAACGTGAGGGTGCGCAACGCCGGCACCACCGCCGCGCGCATCAACGGCCTGCCCGGCGCTCCCATCACCGGGGTCGCGCTGAGCCACATCGTGATGCCCGGGAGCACGGCCGCCGCGACCACCCTGAGCCAGGTGAATCTCACCAACCTCTCGGAGTACGGCACGCTCACCATCACGCCGTAG
- a CDS encoding FUSC family protein — MTLVAGAGFYFFRYGLDRPVAATYALFTAVALGGLSRIPGTGRQRGAEALRLLPVCWLLVVVGTYLSVRTWSAVVGMLVVGFMLAFSAVGGPRIAGAAPGLQLLYILPSFPPYDPGSLGERLIGTTTGLALFIAAEVLIAPEPGPPPFRERAAHAATTAAHCAALLGAPPYALTDGDIRAAREAGGALRSRAVPEAERPAGPGVRARALAHTGLAARTLLNRLAQLPAPPGGHQVQEPEVAAVLHAVARLATATATCLKAGPPPLAPYEEVAAARARLAAASAGPVPAVLRRHAAVLEVADAALAMGTAADLAVHGRRASVEVPRVRFWYATAWAPSLWWHRLRGHAGRRSVFFQNAVRIAMALTAARLVAGVDTLPHGFWAMLATLTLTRTTMDETWSTIRLALTGTLVGALVVGGLLALVGPETVVYAALLPLWMLFAFTVGPVKGVGWAQGLFTVLVALVFAQLTPPTWRLAEVRMLDVLVGSAVGAVFGLLAWPRGAHDELRYAAAELMRRAAEIVEATSARVVRGGAVTAPSGVPGHRSLQHAVILAESAYAQFQSEPTPFGGKARAVTLPGVDWQATLMAGHHTLWGSQRLLEPPLSGLDPAATESVGGLGDRVAGRMLLVSAALDPGGDTPTAPVPRIDPEPAEFAVEPPGAPRLYYATASWLGSLMTDLARIAPREPGPGHEGIRH; from the coding sequence GTGACACTGGTCGCGGGGGCCGGGTTCTACTTCTTCCGTTACGGCCTCGACCGACCCGTCGCGGCCACGTACGCCCTGTTCACCGCTGTGGCGCTGGGTGGCCTTTCCAGGATCCCGGGGACCGGGCGGCAGCGCGGTGCGGAGGCGCTGCGATTGCTGCCGGTGTGCTGGCTGCTGGTGGTCGTCGGGACGTATCTGTCGGTGCGGACCTGGAGCGCTGTCGTCGGCATGCTGGTGGTCGGCTTCATGCTGGCGTTCTCCGCTGTGGGCGGGCCGCGCATTGCGGGGGCCGCGCCGGGACTGCAGCTGCTCTACATTCTGCCGTCGTTTCCGCCGTACGATCCCGGCTCGCTGGGGGAGCGGCTGATCGGGACGACCACCGGGCTGGCCCTGTTCATCGCCGCCGAGGTCCTGATCGCTCCGGAGCCCGGCCCGCCGCCGTTCCGGGAGCGGGCCGCGCACGCCGCGACGACCGCCGCGCACTGCGCGGCGCTGCTGGGGGCGCCTCCGTACGCGCTGACCGACGGGGACATCCGGGCGGCCCGGGAGGCCGGCGGCGCGCTGCGGTCGCGGGCGGTGCCGGAGGCGGAACGTCCGGCGGGACCGGGGGTGCGCGCCCGCGCCCTGGCCCATACCGGACTGGCCGCCCGCACCCTGCTCAACCGGCTTGCGCAACTGCCGGCCCCGCCGGGCGGCCATCAGGTGCAGGAGCCCGAGGTTGCCGCCGTGCTGCACGCGGTGGCGCGACTGGCCACCGCGACCGCGACCTGTCTGAAGGCGGGGCCGCCGCCCCTGGCGCCGTACGAGGAGGTGGCCGCGGCACGCGCGCGTCTGGCCGCGGCGTCCGCGGGCCCGGTCCCCGCAGTGCTGCGCCGGCACGCCGCCGTGCTGGAGGTCGCCGATGCCGCGCTGGCCATGGGTACGGCGGCCGATCTGGCGGTACACGGCCGCCGGGCGTCGGTGGAGGTGCCGCGGGTGCGCTTCTGGTACGCCACGGCCTGGGCGCCGAGCCTGTGGTGGCACCGGCTGCGCGGTCATGCCGGGCGGCGGTCGGTGTTCTTCCAGAACGCGGTGCGCATAGCCATGGCCCTGACAGCCGCCCGGCTCGTGGCGGGGGTGGACACGCTGCCCCACGGGTTCTGGGCCATGCTGGCGACGCTCACCCTCACCCGGACCACGATGGACGAGACCTGGAGCACCATCCGCCTGGCGCTCACCGGCACGCTGGTCGGGGCCCTGGTGGTCGGCGGTCTGCTGGCCCTGGTGGGACCCGAGACCGTGGTGTACGCCGCCCTGCTGCCGTTGTGGATGCTGTTCGCCTTCACGGTGGGGCCCGTCAAAGGGGTCGGCTGGGCGCAGGGGCTGTTCACCGTGCTCGTCGCCCTGGTCTTCGCACAGCTCACGCCGCCGACGTGGCGTCTGGCGGAGGTACGGATGCTCGACGTGCTGGTCGGGAGCGCGGTCGGCGCGGTCTTCGGCCTGCTGGCCTGGCCCCGGGGGGCCCACGACGAGCTGCGGTACGCGGCGGCGGAACTCATGCGCAGGGCGGCCGAGATCGTCGAGGCGACCAGTGCCCGGGTCGTGCGGGGCGGGGCGGTGACGGCGCCGTCGGGGGTGCCCGGCCATCGTTCGCTGCAGCACGCGGTCATCCTCGCGGAGTCCGCGTACGCCCAGTTCCAGAGCGAGCCGACGCCCTTCGGCGGGAAGGCGCGCGCGGTGACGTTGCCCGGAGTGGACTGGCAGGCGACGCTGATGGCCGGTCACCACACCCTGTGGGGGTCGCAGCGGCTGCTGGAACCGCCGCTCAGCGGGCTGGACCCGGCGGCGACCGAGTCGGTCGGCGGGCTCGGGGACCGGGTGGCCGGACGGATGCTGCTGGTCTCGGCCGCGCTGGATCCCGGCGGCGACACCCCGACCGCGCCGGTGCCGCGGATCGACCCCGAGCCGGCGGAGTTCGCCGTGGAACCGCCCGGCGCACCGCGGCTGTACTACGCGACGGCGTCGTGGCTGGGCTCGCTGATGACCGATCTGGCACGGATCGCGCCCCGCGAGCCCGGACCCGGGCACGAAGGCATCCGTCATTGA
- a CDS encoding NAD(P)-dependent oxidoreductase, which translates to MHIGVIGATGGIGSRVVTEALDRGHHVTAFSRDATRIDEGRKNVVWKSVDILDADAVAALIPGLDVLISGFQPGNAVKDVADTVARSIADPTVYATAARALLKALESHPRTRLIVIGGAGSLEIEPGVVRADSDELLHETLDEIGLPREYAAAVRGHRDALNVLRTSNRLWTYFSPAEDIAPGERTGRFRIGGDQPVLDAEGRSRISMEDSAVALVDEAELPRFVQRRFTIGY; encoded by the coding sequence ATGCACATCGGAGTCATCGGGGCCACAGGCGGCATCGGCAGTCGTGTCGTCACCGAAGCCCTCGACAGGGGGCACCACGTCACGGCCTTCAGCCGCGACGCCACGCGCATCGACGAGGGCCGCAAGAACGTCGTCTGGAAGAGCGTCGACATCCTCGACGCCGACGCCGTCGCCGCCCTCATACCCGGCCTCGACGTACTGATCAGCGGATTCCAGCCCGGAAACGCCGTCAAGGACGTCGCCGACACCGTGGCCCGCTCGATCGCCGATCCCACGGTTTACGCCACCGCGGCGCGAGCACTCCTGAAGGCGCTGGAAAGCCACCCCCGGACCCGGCTCATCGTCATCGGCGGTGCCGGCAGCCTTGAGATCGAGCCCGGAGTCGTACGGGCCGACTCCGACGAACTCCTGCACGAGACCCTCGACGAGATCGGCCTGCCGAGGGAGTACGCCGCCGCGGTGCGCGGCCACCGCGACGCCCTGAACGTCCTGCGCACCTCCAACCGGCTGTGGACCTACTTCAGCCCTGCGGAGGACATCGCGCCCGGCGAGCGTACGGGCCGGTTCCGAATCGGTGGCGACCAGCCGGTACTCGACGCGGAAGGGCGCAGCCGTATCTCCATGGAGGACTCCGCCGTGGCCCTTGTCGACGAGGCCGAGCTGCCGCGTTTCGTGCAACGCCGCTTCACCATCGGCTACTGA
- a CDS encoding TetR/AcrR family transcriptional regulator encodes MESVGNTKGRRERLRAETTAEIKKVALGLMASGGPDAITLRAIAREMGMTANAIYGYFATRDDLVTTLISNVYTSLADTVDAAWDAAPAQDPAARIQAWAHAFRNWALANPEGFRLIYGDPVPGYQPPKGGAAPEAARRVCTGITALAAAAWPHAELRYSDSDFEWSDFDPGLLDKVRPAFPDLPPAAVALALRIWSHLHGLVSLEIYGHLQTQALSPDKLFREELAQLIRSLGITPQS; translated from the coding sequence ATGGAAAGCGTGGGAAACACCAAGGGGCGCCGCGAGCGGCTGAGGGCCGAGACGACCGCCGAGATCAAGAAGGTCGCGCTGGGGCTGATGGCCTCGGGGGGACCGGACGCGATCACGCTGCGGGCCATCGCGCGCGAAATGGGCATGACGGCCAACGCCATCTACGGCTACTTCGCCACCCGCGACGACCTGGTCACCACGCTGATCAGCAACGTCTACACCTCGCTGGCCGACACCGTGGACGCCGCCTGGGACGCCGCCCCCGCTCAGGACCCGGCCGCCCGGATCCAGGCATGGGCCCACGCCTTCAGGAACTGGGCGCTGGCCAACCCCGAGGGCTTCCGCCTCATCTACGGCGACCCCGTCCCCGGCTACCAGCCGCCCAAGGGCGGCGCCGCTCCGGAAGCCGCCCGACGCGTCTGCACCGGCATCACCGCACTCGCGGCCGCGGCCTGGCCCCACGCCGAACTGCGTTACTCCGACAGCGACTTCGAGTGGTCCGACTTCGACCCCGGTCTCCTGGACAAGGTCCGCCCGGCCTTCCCCGACCTGCCCCCGGCCGCCGTGGCCCTTGCCCTGCGCATCTGGAGCCACCTGCACGGCCTGGTCTCACTGGAGATCTACGGCCACCTGCAGACCCAGGCCCTCAGCCCGGACAAGCTCTTCCGCGAAGAACTGGCCCAGCTCATCCGATCCCTGGGCATCACACCGCAGAGCTGA
- a CDS encoding GNAT family N-acetyltransferase, with protein sequence MHEMKLSDGIITLSPLRPDDVEAHLTGEDELLVRWLNGGPGTREGVEAYFRHCQEQWEIAGPLRAFGIRVGVDEVLAGTVDLRFAAQGLTAGQVNLAYGLYPSWRGRGLATRAVLLASQYAASEGGQEAVIQVEPENPASAAVAQRAGFTPGEQTHTKDGTRFNWYTRELQVATR encoded by the coding sequence ATGCATGAAATGAAGTTGTCCGACGGGATCATCACTCTGTCCCCGCTGCGCCCGGACGATGTGGAGGCGCACCTCACGGGGGAGGATGAGCTGCTCGTTCGCTGGCTCAACGGCGGCCCTGGGACGCGTGAGGGCGTCGAAGCGTACTTCCGGCACTGCCAGGAACAGTGGGAGATTGCCGGGCCACTCCGCGCTTTCGGCATACGGGTGGGAGTCGACGAGGTGCTCGCGGGGACAGTCGACTTGCGGTTCGCGGCACAGGGACTGACCGCCGGTCAGGTGAACCTCGCGTATGGCCTCTATCCGTCCTGGAGGGGACGTGGTCTGGCTACCCGCGCGGTCCTCTTGGCGTCCCAATACGCGGCGAGTGAGGGCGGCCAGGAGGCGGTGATCCAGGTGGAGCCAGAGAATCCCGCATCGGCCGCAGTCGCGCAGCGGGCAGGGTTCACCCCCGGCGAGCAGACGCACACCAAGGACGGCACACGGTTCAACTGGTACACCCGGGAACTACAGGTCGCGACCCGGTGA
- a CDS encoding S1 family peptidase — MLLASGLLAAGILGLTPPSAEAISGGNDVTDDSFGFVAEVTHTPSGRFCTGTLISSRWVLTAAHCVGGVTDPRVMQVRVGNNVRSSGGQVRHADSVRSYPAYSGGHNDVALLRLDSPVYGIAPVQLANYSLSPRWDGYGTPPFTRYDDGIAVGWGVNSAGQFPNRLQFRGVDIHPAGADSAGIKYIPTGPGACGGDSGGPLLIYFNSRLYQVGVTKAASCGNSASYSEVGAGYLQDWIFYQLQIP; from the coding sequence ATGTTGCTCGCCAGCGGCCTTCTAGCTGCCGGCATACTGGGCCTCACTCCGCCGTCCGCCGAGGCGATCTCCGGTGGAAACGACGTCACCGACGACTCGTTTGGTTTCGTCGCCGAAGTCACCCATACTCCCTCGGGTCGGTTCTGCACAGGGACCCTCATCAGTTCGAGGTGGGTACTCACGGCAGCTCACTGCGTGGGCGGTGTAACCGACCCCCGCGTGATGCAGGTCCGCGTCGGGAACAACGTCAGGAGCAGCGGTGGACAGGTGAGGCACGCCGACAGTGTCCGTTCGTATCCCGCTTACAGCGGCGGGCACAACGACGTGGCGCTCCTGAGACTGGATTCTCCGGTGTACGGAATCGCGCCGGTCCAACTGGCCAACTACTCTCTGAGCCCTCGATGGGACGGCTACGGCACCCCTCCCTTCACTCGGTACGATGATGGAATCGCTGTCGGATGGGGCGTCAATTCTGCCGGCCAGTTCCCGAATCGCCTGCAATTCCGTGGCGTGGACATACACCCCGCAGGGGCCGACAGTGCGGGAATCAAATATATTCCAACCGGTCCTGGCGCCTGTGGTGGTGATAGCGGCGGGCCACTGTTGATCTACTTCAACAGCCGGCTCTATCAGGTGGGCGTCACCAAGGCCGCAAGTTGCGGAAACAGCGCGAGCTACAGCGAGGTCGGCGCAGGCTACCTCCAGGACTGGATCTTCTATCAGCTTCAAATCCCGTGA
- a CDS encoding NADP-dependent oxidoreductase: MPKAVRYDEFGGIDVLRVDEVERPVPEDGQVLVRVKAAGINPSEAAIRTGAVADLFPSTFPSGQGSDLAGVIEEVGEAVAGFPPGDEVIGFSQKRASQAELVLVEAGDLTRKPEKVPWEVAGSLYVVGVTAWGAVQSVRLKEGETVVISGAAGGVGSLAVQLARRTGATVIGLAGDGNHEWLRGHDVIPVAYGEGVADRIRSAAPSGVDAFIDTFGDGYVELALALGVSTDRIDTIADFAAAGKHGVKTDGGVAAGPGAKVLAELAGLIADGLLEVPIANVYPLAQVREAYTELERRHTHGKIVLRP, encoded by the coding sequence ATGCCCAAGGCGGTCAGGTACGACGAGTTCGGCGGGATCGACGTGTTGCGGGTCGACGAGGTGGAACGCCCGGTGCCCGAGGACGGGCAGGTGCTCGTACGCGTGAAAGCGGCCGGCATCAACCCCAGTGAGGCGGCCATCCGCACGGGGGCGGTGGCGGACCTGTTCCCGTCGACGTTCCCGTCGGGGCAGGGCAGTGACCTCGCCGGGGTCATCGAGGAGGTCGGCGAGGCGGTCGCTGGATTCCCGCCCGGCGACGAGGTGATCGGGTTCTCCCAGAAGCGGGCCTCCCAGGCCGAGCTGGTCCTGGTCGAGGCCGGTGACCTCACGCGCAAGCCGGAGAAGGTCCCATGGGAGGTGGCCGGCAGCCTGTACGTCGTCGGCGTGACCGCATGGGGCGCGGTGCAGTCCGTCCGGCTCAAGGAGGGCGAGACCGTCGTCATCTCCGGAGCCGCCGGGGGAGTGGGCTCGCTCGCCGTCCAGCTCGCGCGCCGTACCGGGGCCACGGTCATCGGCCTCGCGGGTGATGGCAACCACGAGTGGCTGAGGGGCCACGACGTGATCCCGGTCGCGTACGGCGAGGGCGTCGCCGATCGCATCAGGTCCGCCGCGCCCAGCGGCGTGGACGCCTTCATCGACACCTTCGGCGACGGGTACGTAGAGCTGGCCCTCGCCCTCGGCGTCTCGACCGACCGGATCGACACCATCGCCGATTTCGCGGCCGCCGGGAAGCACGGAGTAAAGACCGACGGGGGAGTCGCCGCCGGGCCGGGCGCCAAGGTGCTCGCAGAACTTGCCGGCCTGATCGCCGACGGACTCCTGGAGGTGCCGATCGCGAACGTCTACCCGCTGGCGCAAGTCCGCGAGGCCTACACCGAGCTCGAACGCCGTCACACCCACGGCAAGATCGTCCTCAGGCCCTGA
- a CDS encoding nitroreductase family deazaflavin-dependent oxidoreductase, with protein MSEAADWNAKTIAEFRANEGRVGGVFEGAPLVLVHHRGRKSGQEHVTPTMYLPHDTEPDIVYVFATKSGAPTNPDWYRNLTAAREGTIERGTATYQVTVREPTGAERDRIYAEQARRYPGFAEYERKTAGIRVIPVLELRRA; from the coding sequence ATGAGCGAAGCAGCCGACTGGAACGCGAAGACCATCGCAGAGTTCCGAGCGAACGAGGGCAGGGTCGGCGGGGTCTTCGAGGGCGCTCCGCTGGTCCTCGTCCATCACCGCGGCCGCAAGAGCGGGCAGGAGCACGTCACCCCGACGATGTACCTCCCGCACGACACCGAGCCGGACATCGTCTACGTCTTCGCCACCAAGAGCGGAGCACCCACCAACCCGGACTGGTACCGCAACCTGACCGCCGCCCGTGAGGGCACCATCGAACGCGGCACCGCGACCTACCAGGTGACCGTCCGCGAACCGACCGGCGCCGAACGCGACCGCATCTACGCCGAGCAAGCGCGGCGTTACCCCGGCTTTGCCGAGTACGAACGCAAGACTGCCGGAATTCGCGTCATTCCCGTGCTCGAACTCCGCCGGGCGTAG
- a CDS encoding NADPH-dependent FMN reductase → MLKIGIILGSARPNRNGEQVAKWVLDIASRRDDATFELIDLRDHPLPHLDEPLPPMFGQYQHEHTRQWAARIAPFDGFVIVTPEYNHGIPGVLKNAIDFLYAEWNNKAVGFVSYGGVGGVRAVEHLRLVAAELQMADVRQHVALSMITEFENFSVFKPGEHNLPALDTMLDQVIAWSAALAPLRMASAVAA, encoded by the coding sequence ATGCTCAAGATCGGCATCATCCTCGGCAGCGCCCGCCCCAACCGCAACGGCGAACAGGTCGCGAAGTGGGTGCTCGACATCGCCTCGCGCCGCGACGACGCCACGTTCGAGCTCATCGACCTCCGCGACCATCCCCTGCCGCACCTCGACGAGCCGCTCCCGCCGATGTTCGGCCAGTACCAGCACGAACACACCAGGCAATGGGCGGCCAGGATCGCGCCGTTCGACGGATTCGTCATCGTGACTCCCGAGTACAACCACGGCATCCCCGGCGTGCTCAAGAACGCCATCGACTTCCTCTACGCCGAGTGGAACAACAAGGCGGTCGGCTTCGTGTCCTACGGCGGGGTCGGCGGGGTCCGGGCCGTCGAGCACCTGCGTCTCGTGGCCGCCGAACTCCAGATGGCCGATGTGCGCCAGCATGTCGCGCTGTCGATGATCACCGAATTCGAGAACTTCAGCGTCTTCAAGCCCGGCGAGCACAACCTGCCCGCCCTGGACACGATGCTCGACCAGGTCATCGCCTGGAGCGCCGCGCTCGCACCGCTGCGCATGGCCTCGGCCGTCGCCGCCTGA
- a CDS encoding MarR family winged helix-turn-helix transcriptional regulator — protein MSAEPPTTPVADGVGFAGDLGLSLLVLMRAYRTVVASVLDDVPQGARGYQTLAVVVRGDQQNQLALATYLGIDRTVMTYLIDDLVTAGLVERRLTPADRRQRKIVATARGVTTLRDLQRQVREAEDRLLEALDDSERQAFRTLLSRIACDVRDMDLATAPCDVTEAGS, from the coding sequence ATGAGCGCCGAGCCACCGACCACGCCGGTCGCCGACGGTGTCGGCTTCGCGGGGGACCTGGGTCTCTCCCTCCTCGTCCTGATGCGCGCGTACCGGACCGTCGTCGCCTCGGTGCTCGATGACGTCCCGCAGGGTGCGCGCGGCTACCAGACGCTCGCCGTCGTCGTCCGGGGCGACCAGCAAAATCAGCTTGCCCTGGCCACGTACCTGGGGATCGACCGCACGGTGATGACCTACCTGATCGACGACCTCGTCACGGCCGGCCTGGTCGAGCGCCGGCTCACCCCCGCCGATCGGCGCCAGCGCAAGATCGTCGCCACCGCCCGGGGCGTCACCACCCTCCGGGACCTGCAGCGGCAGGTACGGGAAGCCGAAGACCGGCTCCTTGAGGCGCTCGATGACAGTGAGCGCCAGGCGTTCCGGACCCTGCTCAGCCGGATCGCCTGCGACGTCCGGGACATGGACCTGGCCACTGCCCCCTGCGACGTCACCGAAGCCGGGTCCTGA
- a CDS encoding glycoside hydrolase family 15 protein — protein sequence MTSRQTTANVRGTLPFRARIAPRFGYGAETHTTHLEGHTAVFRSPSLTLALTATAPLESDGLDVWSHFKLREGESNVFALDHIGDDVPARSCPRAEAQEQAEATVRFWRRWLAGSRYHGRWREMVNRSALLLKLLTYAPTGAIVAAPTTSLPEQIGGERNWDYRYVWVRDAAFCVYAMLRLGFTSEAEAFMGFISQRGILRGTGESGPLQIMYGIDGRTELPEHELAHLEGYLGSAPVRVGNAATGQLQLDIYGALIDSIYLYDKWGQPISSDRWDEVGAVVDWLCEHWDQPDEGVWETRAGRRNFVYSRLMCWVALERAMRMANHRGLPADLPRWRASRDAIYRQIMRRGWSAGRGAFVQGLDDHVLDASLLMMPMAKFISPTDPKWLSTLDALTTDLVSDSLVYRYDPTASPDGLHGPEGTFSICSFWYVEALARAGRLEEARLAFEKMLTYANHLGLFAEEIGPTGEQLGNFPQAFTHLSLISAAFNLDRALG from the coding sequence TTGACTTCCCGTCAGACGACCGCGAACGTACGCGGAACCCTCCCGTTCAGGGCGCGGATCGCCCCACGCTTCGGCTACGGCGCCGAAACGCACACCACGCACCTCGAAGGACACACGGCGGTGTTCCGCTCCCCGTCACTGACGCTCGCGCTGACCGCCACCGCACCCCTGGAAAGCGACGGGCTGGACGTGTGGTCGCACTTCAAGCTCCGTGAGGGCGAGTCCAATGTGTTCGCCCTCGACCACATCGGCGACGACGTCCCGGCCCGGTCGTGCCCGCGCGCCGAGGCGCAGGAGCAGGCCGAGGCGACCGTCCGGTTCTGGCGCCGCTGGCTGGCCGGTTCGCGCTACCACGGGCGGTGGCGGGAGATGGTGAACCGCTCCGCGCTGCTGCTGAAGCTGCTCACGTACGCCCCGACCGGTGCGATCGTCGCCGCACCGACCACCAGCCTGCCCGAGCAGATCGGCGGCGAGCGCAACTGGGACTACCGCTATGTCTGGGTCCGCGACGCCGCCTTCTGCGTCTACGCGATGCTGCGCCTGGGGTTCACCTCGGAGGCCGAGGCGTTCATGGGGTTCATCTCTCAGCGGGGCATCCTGCGGGGCACGGGGGAGAGCGGTCCGCTGCAGATCATGTACGGCATCGACGGGCGCACCGAGCTGCCCGAACATGAGCTTGCGCATCTGGAGGGATACCTCGGCTCCGCACCGGTGCGGGTGGGCAACGCCGCCACCGGCCAGCTCCAGCTGGACATCTACGGTGCGCTGATTGACTCGATCTACCTCTACGACAAGTGGGGGCAGCCGATCAGCAGCGACCGCTGGGACGAGGTCGGCGCTGTGGTGGACTGGCTGTGCGAGCACTGGGACCAGCCCGACGAAGGGGTGTGGGAGACCAGGGCGGGCCGGCGGAACTTCGTGTACTCGCGGCTGATGTGCTGGGTGGCGCTGGAGCGCGCGATGCGCATGGCGAACCACCGCGGTCTGCCGGCGGACCTGCCCCGCTGGCGGGCGTCCCGGGACGCGATCTACCGGCAGATCATGCGGCGCGGCTGGTCGGCCGGGCGAGGGGCGTTCGTCCAGGGGCTGGACGACCACGTGCTGGACGCCTCGCTGCTGATGATGCCGATGGCCAAGTTCATCTCGCCCACCGACCCCAAGTGGCTCTCCACCCTGGACGCGCTCACCACGGACCTGGTCTCCGACTCGCTGGTGTACCGCTACGACCCGACCGCCAGCCCGGACGGCCTGCACGGCCCCGAGGGCACCTTCTCGATCTGCTCCTTCTGGTACGTGGAGGCGCTGGCCCGCGCAGGCCGGCTGGAGGAGGCCAGGCTCGCCTTCGAGAAGATGCTCACCTACGCCAACCATCTCGGCCTGTTCGCAGAGGAGATCGGCCCGACCGGAGAACAACTGGGCAACTTCCCCCAGGCGTTCACCCACCTCTCGCTGATCAGTGCCGCCTTCAACCTCGACCGCGCACTGGGCTGA